From a region of the Halorussus caseinilyticus genome:
- a CDS encoding right-handed parallel beta-helix repeat-containing protein, translating into MRNVSNREIIVTLVVLSLGLSAGVTIVAGSSDLMYVEDDISEDTTWTAAGGPYRIAADVTVEKGTTLRIEPGAVVQSAEDITIAVEGNLTAEGTASEPVTFTTAPQAPAEIRWASIEYDGASDSRLSLSHVTIERATNGITVASGAGKIALSETTVRNVERNGIRVADTSNTPKITVEDSAFAEIGERAVALTPGTGTVRESDVAAQSNDLGEQTMHRATATFVADVTMDSFRVGYRGHGNASGVKRGSIKRLGIDTDGDERVDRSLKPAVRTVGHPGSNAFRIRFNRSVTVPAGATLVAIYGGVTNPETYGTYPVAVSFERAGVEQTAGTRIPFDIYSSAGQRFGSEDAKPSRTGRLSITGTTFDAIGDRGVFVAADAARRLRIAGNSFADVRGTAVAVRGERVGSVVLDGNDISALGEEADGLRVATQEVESLEIRENNVSGADAGIAFVASNRNVGGVTVASNTVARSTTGLRVRHDARYFDQDVSLTVLNNTFANNARRGVSVVAEDARLAGFEVRGNRITANGEAGMVLEGHRVEESRIADNRLAENRGDGLAIWTDTVMHNVSVAANRVLDNAGVGLRFDSQLTHAGRLSVTENVVAANAYGVRVSGSLGARILDNTVVHNTYGDGPPVGSPGYRPGTGIVVEEGDAGAIFEAGSVDPRLAELIDERMVEFSLERRPGDDYTVVLRPDEGAHIRRGDDSALAVEALPDDIPTGVTLGKDDDRRSGVVVRDNDVYGHDRGMVVNVSGLVDVNSTTRLLVNTTRTVVAERNYWGAPDGPTHASIHPEGTGDLVVTRRGWVDFVPMASSPFGPRRHRPTANLTVSPRPAVVGERVRLSGVESSDADGRVASYRFVVGGERRTVAEPAVSASFETNGTETVSLLVEDEMGVESEAPATVTVNVQNATATNETATNETTANATTQASETETDRQTTLSASADSGFVPGLTVFTTPGGLVGLVFYLAALVLGAYAAVQTVRDEPIPVEGMTINGLAGAGVLVWAGFGLVGTDGLLAVGVGGAVLWAGLVGVLWAVTQRL; encoded by the coding sequence GTGAGAAACGTATCGAATCGGGAAATTATCGTGACTCTTGTCGTGTTGAGCCTCGGACTTTCGGCGGGAGTCACGATTGTCGCCGGGAGTAGCGACCTGATGTACGTCGAAGACGACATCTCCGAAGATACGACGTGGACGGCGGCGGGCGGTCCCTACCGAATCGCCGCGGACGTGACCGTCGAGAAGGGGACCACGCTCCGCATCGAACCCGGAGCGGTCGTCCAGTCCGCCGAGGACATCACGATTGCTGTCGAGGGGAACCTGACCGCCGAGGGAACTGCGAGCGAACCCGTCACGTTCACCACCGCGCCGCAGGCACCCGCGGAGATTCGCTGGGCGTCCATCGAGTACGACGGCGCGTCGGACTCCCGACTCTCGCTGTCGCACGTCACGATAGAGCGAGCGACGAACGGAATCACCGTCGCCAGCGGTGCCGGAAAAATCGCACTCTCCGAGACGACGGTCCGAAACGTCGAGCGGAACGGGATTCGCGTCGCCGACACGTCGAACACGCCGAAGATTACGGTCGAAGACTCGGCGTTCGCCGAAATCGGCGAGCGAGCGGTCGCACTGACCCCCGGCACGGGGACCGTCCGCGAATCGGACGTGGCCGCCCAGTCGAACGACCTCGGCGAGCAGACGATGCACAGAGCCACGGCGACGTTCGTCGCCGACGTGACGATGGACTCGTTCCGAGTCGGCTACCGCGGGCACGGAAACGCAAGCGGAGTGAAACGTGGGTCCATCAAGCGCCTCGGTATCGACACCGACGGCGACGAGCGAGTGGACCGGTCGCTGAAACCGGCGGTCCGAACCGTCGGCCATCCGGGAAGCAACGCCTTCCGAATCCGGTTCAACCGCTCGGTCACGGTTCCGGCGGGAGCCACGCTGGTCGCAATCTACGGCGGCGTGACCAACCCGGAAACCTACGGCACGTACCCGGTCGCGGTCAGTTTCGAGCGGGCGGGCGTCGAACAGACCGCGGGGACCCGGATTCCGTTCGACATCTACTCGTCGGCGGGCCAGCGATTCGGCAGTGAGGACGCGAAACCGAGTCGCACCGGACGACTCTCGATAACCGGCACCACCTTCGACGCCATCGGAGACCGAGGCGTGTTCGTCGCCGCGGACGCCGCCCGGCGGCTTCGAATCGCCGGGAACTCGTTCGCCGACGTGCGCGGAACCGCCGTCGCGGTCCGCGGCGAGCGAGTCGGTTCGGTCGTCCTCGACGGAAACGACATCTCCGCGCTCGGTGAGGAGGCCGACGGTCTCCGAGTCGCCACGCAGGAGGTCGAGAGCTTGGAAATCAGAGAAAACAACGTCTCGGGTGCCGACGCTGGCATCGCCTTCGTAGCGAGCAACCGCAACGTCGGCGGCGTGACCGTCGCCTCCAACACCGTCGCGCGAAGCACGACAGGTCTCCGCGTCCGACACGACGCCCGGTACTTCGACCAAGACGTGTCGCTGACGGTCCTGAACAACACGTTCGCGAACAACGCCCGGCGCGGCGTCTCGGTGGTCGCCGAGGACGCGCGACTCGCCGGGTTCGAGGTCCGAGGCAACCGGATTACGGCGAACGGCGAGGCTGGGATGGTGCTGGAAGGCCACCGGGTCGAGGAGAGTCGCATCGCGGACAACCGACTCGCCGAGAACCGCGGCGACGGACTCGCCATCTGGACGGACACCGTGATGCACAACGTCTCGGTGGCGGCGAACCGCGTTCTCGATAACGCGGGCGTCGGCCTGCGCTTCGATAGCCAGCTGACCCACGCCGGACGACTCTCCGTGACCGAGAACGTCGTGGCCGCGAACGCCTACGGCGTCCGCGTCTCGGGGTCGCTCGGTGCGCGAATCCTCGACAACACCGTCGTCCACAACACCTACGGCGACGGTCCGCCGGTCGGCTCCCCCGGCTACCGGCCCGGAACCGGAATCGTGGTCGAAGAGGGTGACGCTGGCGCAATCTTCGAGGCCGGGAGCGTGGACCCGCGACTCGCAGAGCTAATCGACGAGCGGATGGTCGAGTTCAGTCTCGAACGGAGACCCGGCGACGACTACACGGTCGTCCTCAGACCCGACGAGGGTGCCCACATCCGGCGGGGCGACGACAGCGCGCTGGCAGTCGAGGCGCTCCCCGACGACATCCCGACCGGGGTCACGCTTGGGAAGGACGACGACCGGCGCTCGGGCGTCGTCGTCCGGGACAACGACGTGTACGGCCACGACCGAGGGATGGTGGTGAACGTCAGCGGACTCGTCGACGTGAACTCGACGACCCGCCTGCTCGTCAACACGACCCGGACCGTCGTCGCCGAGCGAAACTACTGGGGCGCACCCGACGGCCCGACACACGCGTCGATTCACCCGGAGGGGACCGGCGACCTCGTCGTGACGCGCCGCGGGTGGGTCGATTTCGTCCCGATGGCGTCGTCGCCGTTCGGACCGCGGCGTCACCGTCCGACGGCGAACCTCACCGTCTCGCCGCGACCCGCGGTAGTCGGCGAGCGAGTCCGCCTCTCCGGTGTCGAGTCGAGCGACGCCGACGGACGCGTCGCGTCCTATCGGTTCGTCGTCGGCGGCGAGCGACGGACCGTCGCGGAACCCGCCGTCTCCGCCTCGTTCGAGACGAACGGCACGGAGACGGTTTCCCTACTCGTGGAAGACGAGATGGGGGTCGAGAGCGAAGCGCCCGCGACGGTCACGGTGAACGTGCAGAACGCGACGGCAACGAACGAAACGGCAACGAACGAAACGACCGCGAACGCGACGACGCAAGCCAGCGAGACGGAAACTGACCGGCAGACGACGCTCTCGGCCAGCGCGGACAGCGGTTTCGTCCCCGGTCTGACCGTCTTCACGACTCCCGGCGGACTCGTCGGACTCGTGTTCTACCTCGCGGCGCTGGTTCTGGGCGCGTACGCCGCCGTCCAGACGGTCCGGGACGAACCGATTCCCGTCGAGGGGATGACCATCAACGGTCTCGCGGGGGCCGGTGTCCTCGTCTGGGCCGGGTTCGGACTGGTCGGCACCGACGGACTCCTCGCGGTCGGTGTCGGCGGTGCGGTCCTCTGGGCCGGTCTCGTCGGCGTCCTCTGGGCAGTGACACAGCGGTTGTAG
- a CDS encoding lysine N(6)-hydroxylase/L-ornithine N(5)-oxygenase family protein, giving the protein MNSSSYDVIGIGLGPFNLSLAALIDGTDEEIDALFLEQKSEFSWHGDMLIEGSALQSSFIGDLVTPADPTNPHSFLNYLRKHDRFWEFFNYENFHIPRREYDKYCKWVSTRLDSCQFNRRVESVYDTGDGNFMVKARDPETGEETKHRCDDIALGVGSRPFVPESLRGHPSDDVFHTSLYLDQRERCLEADSITVVGSGQSSAEIFHDLLKRQEKADYRLDWLTRSDGFYPVDPSKLTRELRTPDYIEYFYDLPKETSDDRVAQQDLLYKGISPSTSAAIFDTLYRRSIHGDPDIGMLSKTEVEDIEARDDGRYRLTCNQWEEKERFQHDSEVVILATGYHRPTPEFLDPIESSIEFTEDDQFQVDRDYTVETDGLDGTLFVQNGALHAHGFNIADLSLGAYRNALIVNQLLGREEYSVNGGSRFQSFGTDQFLEESPNSEPISDD; this is encoded by the coding sequence ATGAACTCCAGCAGTTACGATGTTATCGGGATTGGGCTTGGTCCGTTCAATCTCAGCTTAGCGGCGCTTATCGACGGGACTGACGAGGAAATCGACGCGTTATTCCTCGAACAGAAGTCGGAGTTCAGTTGGCACGGCGACATGCTCATCGAGGGGTCGGCGCTCCAGAGTTCGTTTATCGGTGACCTCGTGACGCCCGCCGACCCGACGAACCCACACAGTTTCCTGAACTACCTCCGCAAGCACGACCGATTCTGGGAGTTCTTCAACTACGAGAACTTCCACATCCCGCGCAGAGAGTACGACAAGTACTGTAAGTGGGTCTCGACCCGTCTCGATAGTTGCCAGTTCAATCGGCGCGTCGAGTCGGTCTACGACACCGGCGACGGCAACTTCATGGTCAAGGCCCGAGACCCCGAGACCGGCGAGGAAACCAAGCATCGGTGCGACGACATCGCTCTCGGCGTCGGGTCGCGTCCGTTCGTCCCCGAAAGCCTCCGCGGACACCCGAGCGACGACGTTTTCCACACGTCGCTGTATCTGGACCAGCGCGAACGCTGTCTCGAAGCCGATTCGATTACCGTCGTCGGGTCGGGACAGAGTTCGGCCGAGATTTTCCACGACCTGCTGAAGCGACAGGAGAAGGCCGACTACCGACTCGACTGGTTGACTCGCTCCGACGGATTCTACCCGGTCGACCCGTCGAAACTGACGCGCGAACTGCGGACGCCCGACTACATCGAGTACTTCTACGACCTGCCCAAGGAGACGAGCGACGACCGGGTTGCACAGCAAGACCTGCTGTACAAGGGCATCTCGCCCTCGACGAGTGCGGCCATCTTCGACACCCTCTACCGGCGTTCGATTCACGGCGACCCCGACATCGGCATGCTCTCGAAGACCGAAGTCGAGGACATCGAGGCGAGAGACGACGGGCGGTACCGACTCACCTGCAACCAGTGGGAAGAAAAAGAGCGGTTCCAGCACGACAGCGAAGTCGTGATTCTGGCGACGGGCTACCACCGCCCGACCCCCGAGTTCTTGGACCCCATCGAGTCCAGCATCGAGTTCACCGAAGACGACCAGTTCCAAGTCGACCGCGACTACACCGTCGAAACCGACGGACTCGACGGGACGCTCTTCGTCCAGAACGGCGCACTGCACGCCCACGGCTTCAACATCGCGGACCTCTCGCTGGGCGCGTACCGGAACGCTCTCATCGTCAACCAACTCCTCGGACGCGAGGAGTACTCGGTCAACGGCGGGTCGCGCTTCCAGAGTTTCGGCACCGACCAGTTCCTCGAAGAGTCGCCGAACAGCGAACCGATTTCCGACGACTAG
- a CDS encoding amidohydrolase family protein: MDSELEDITVYDTEVHSMTTHKDLFPYLDEDVREREKAGYMAHPERGPLPWDGWDRSAGGRIQWTPHPVSNPEEYEEKRKEFGVDVVVYSPGQFKLTQIPNAEKRVHYMWALNEYLVERFADPENQNFAKLLAIPEHPKESARIIEEYGDEPGVAGIFMIDVGPQYPLGHQQYEPMYEAAENQDLPIFLHSGSGLYPAFPTRDLNVETFMEYHTLTHPMAKMWHATSIIARGIPERYDIDWCFLEAGVSWIQFLRTRMDREYIERPSDAPEMNKLPSEYLSDFYYGLQPLEEQPRKPEDLQTIIEMNDLEDQLVLATDYPHMDFDAPASVFDHEGLTTEQKRKIAQDNPRELLNL, encoded by the coding sequence ATGGACTCGGAACTTGAAGACATCACCGTCTACGATACGGAAGTGCACTCGATGACGACGCACAAGGACCTGTTCCCGTATCTCGACGAAGACGTTCGGGAGCGGGAAAAAGCGGGGTACATGGCTCATCCCGAACGAGGACCGCTTCCGTGGGACGGGTGGGACCGGTCTGCCGGGGGGCGCATCCAGTGGACGCCACATCCCGTGTCCAACCCCGAGGAGTACGAGGAGAAGCGAAAGGAGTTCGGCGTCGATGTCGTCGTGTACTCGCCGGGGCAGTTCAAGCTCACTCAGATTCCGAACGCCGAGAAACGAGTCCACTACATGTGGGCGCTCAACGAGTACCTCGTGGAGCGATTCGCCGACCCCGAAAACCAGAACTTCGCCAAACTACTGGCAATTCCGGAGCATCCCAAAGAGAGCGCACGCATCATCGAAGAGTACGGCGACGAACCCGGAGTCGCGGGCATCTTCATGATAGACGTTGGCCCGCAGTATCCGCTCGGCCACCAGCAGTACGAACCGATGTACGAGGCGGCCGAGAATCAGGACCTCCCGATTTTCCTCCACAGCGGTAGCGGACTGTACCCGGCGTTTCCGACCCGTGACCTCAACGTGGAGACGTTCATGGAGTACCACACGCTGACCCACCCGATGGCGAAGATGTGGCACGCGACGAGCATCATCGCTCGAGGGATTCCGGAACGCTACGACATCGACTGGTGTTTCCTCGAAGCGGGCGTCTCGTGGATTCAGTTCCTCCGCACCCGGATGGACCGCGAGTACATCGAACGGCCCTCGGACGCGCCCGAGATGAACAAACTGCCGAGCGAGTACCTGAGCGACTTCTACTACGGACTCCAACCGCTCGAAGAGCAACCCCGAAAGCCCGAGGACCTCCAGACCATCATCGAGATGAACGACCTCGAAGACCAGTTGGTCCTCGCCACGGACTACCCCCACATGGACTTCGACGCTCCGGCGTCGGTGTTCGACCACGAAGGACTTACCACCGAGCAGAAGCGCAAAATTGCGCAGGACAACCCGCGCGAACTGCTCAATCTGTAA
- a CDS encoding Rieske (2Fe-2S) protein, with amino-acid sequence MDESSAVPVGERDEFEDSEGQIIDVAGTDVAVFLSEGELHAIENTCPHQGGPLGDGKVEGDNVYCPWHGFEFDLTTGEHAHMDDMCVETYPVFVEDETVYVAVE; translated from the coding sequence ATGGACGAATCATCGGCCGTGCCGGTAGGCGAGCGAGACGAGTTCGAAGACAGCGAGGGGCAAATAATCGACGTGGCGGGAACCGACGTGGCCGTTTTCCTCTCCGAAGGCGAACTGCACGCTATCGAGAACACGTGTCCTCATCAAGGAGGTCCGTTGGGCGACGGAAAAGTCGAGGGTGACAACGTGTACTGTCCGTGGCACGGATTCGAGTTCGACCTCACGACGGGCGAACACGCACACATGGACGACATGTGCGTCGAAACGTATCCCGTGTTCGTAGAGGACGAAACCGTGTACGTCGCCGTCGAGTAA
- a CDS encoding aminotransferase class IV: MSELLYYVDGEIVPASEATVSVNDRGFKYGDAAFETLRAYDGDPFEWDRHYDRLQRTCDLLGIDHDYGSADLRQAIRETLEANGFSESYVRLSVTRGVHSGKLSPPADSSPTLVILVSELPRSGRKGEPVWDGPAEVETVETTRIPDSAVPSAAKTHNYLNGILARSESDADETLMLDQAGNVTEGATSNLFFCTDGVLKTPSLDGPVLPGITREVVLELAEERGIEVETDSYTPDDLRDADDAFLTNTTWEVRPVSSLDGQQFERSATTETIRDAFDARVESEYEE, encoded by the coding sequence ATGAGTGAGTTACTGTACTACGTCGATGGGGAGATAGTTCCCGCGAGCGAAGCCACCGTGTCGGTAAACGACCGGGGATTCAAATACGGGGACGCGGCGTTCGAGACGCTTCGCGCGTACGACGGGGACCCGTTCGAGTGGGACCGACACTACGACCGACTGCAACGCACCTGTGACCTCTTGGGTATCGACCACGACTACGGGTCGGCGGACCTTCGACAGGCGATTCGGGAGACGCTGGAGGCTAACGGGTTCTCGGAGTCGTACGTCAGACTCTCTGTCACCCGCGGGGTCCACTCCGGAAAGTTGAGTCCACCGGCCGACAGTTCCCCGACGCTCGTGATACTCGTCTCGGAACTGCCTCGAAGCGGTAGGAAGGGCGAACCCGTCTGGGACGGGCCTGCCGAAGTCGAGACGGTCGAGACCACTCGCATACCCGACTCGGCCGTGCCGTCGGCCGCCAAGACGCACAACTACCTCAACGGAATCCTCGCCCGAAGCGAGTCCGACGCGGACGAGACGCTCATGCTCGACCAAGCGGGGAACGTCACCGAAGGTGCCACTAGCAACCTCTTCTTCTGTACCGACGGTGTGCTGAAGACTCCCTCGCTCGACGGGCCGGTTCTCCCCGGCATCACTCGGGAAGTCGTCCTCGAACTGGCAGAAGAGCGGGGCATCGAGGTCGAAACCGACAGTTACACCCCCGATGACTTGCGTGACGCCGACGACGCCTTCCTGACGAACACGACGTGGGAAGTCCGTCCGGTTTCGAGTCTCGACGGCCAACAGTTCGAGCGTAGCGCGACAACCGAAACGATTCGGGACGCGTTCGACGCGCGCGTCGAATCGGAGTACGAAGAGTAG
- a CDS encoding anthranilate synthase component I family protein, which produces MSDKTFAVTTENEFTSLAASPDEPARIPVEVRTTVEDPYVAYRNARDGPDGVYLETTGEQDGWGYFGVEPEYWVTNSSDEPDSFDQLDTLLDDERLVRGDCDVPYPCGAFGWLSYDIAREIEDLPDTTEDDRNLPRLQFGVYDLVTAWEDTGDADRTELRVTCCPEVSPGDDFASRYATARNRLENHVEKIHSGDSGVEPPKSDSSVTFESEAGKEEYADSVRKVKHYIREGDTFQGNISQRLSGPAAVHPVKVFDALREVNPAPYSGLLEFPGVDLVSTSPELLLHCEGDRLVTEPIAGTRPRGETPEEEEELEDELLSSEKEHAEHAMLVDLERNDLGKVAEYGSVEVTDYRRIDRYSEVIHTVSVVEGTRRPEKTIPDSICAVFPGGTITGAPKPRTMEIIDEVESTRRGPYTGSIGVIGFDERATLNMTIRTLVRRHDNYYLRVGAGIVHDSDPVSEFYETLDKGRALINAISDALDDETELELEVGDEQ; this is translated from the coding sequence ATGTCGGATAAAACATTTGCAGTTACGACCGAGAACGAATTCACCTCGTTGGCGGCTAGTCCAGACGAACCGGCCAGAATTCCGGTCGAAGTTCGGACGACAGTCGAAGACCCTTACGTCGCGTATCGAAACGCACGCGACGGTCCGGACGGAGTGTATCTCGAAACGACCGGAGAACAGGACGGTTGGGGGTACTTCGGCGTCGAACCGGAATACTGGGTCACGAACTCCAGCGACGAACCCGATAGTTTCGACCAACTCGATACCCTGTTAGACGACGAGCGACTCGTCCGTGGCGACTGCGACGTGCCGTATCCCTGCGGCGCGTTCGGGTGGCTTTCGTACGACATCGCCCGAGAGATAGAAGACCTCCCGGACACGACCGAAGACGACCGGAACCTCCCGCGGCTCCAGTTCGGCGTCTACGACTTAGTTACCGCGTGGGAGGACACGGGAGACGCCGACCGAACAGAACTGCGAGTTACGTGCTGTCCGGAGGTCAGTCCGGGCGACGACTTCGCATCGAGATACGCCACTGCGCGTAACCGCCTCGAAAACCACGTCGAGAAGATTCACAGCGGCGACTCGGGCGTAGAGCCACCGAAATCTGACAGTTCGGTTACGTTCGAGAGCGAGGCCGGGAAAGAAGAGTACGCCGACAGCGTTCGGAAGGTGAAACACTACATCCGAGAGGGCGACACGTTCCAAGGAAATATCTCTCAACGACTCTCCGGACCCGCCGCGGTCCATCCCGTCAAAGTGTTCGACGCCCTCCGCGAAGTGAACCCGGCACCGTACTCGGGGCTTCTGGAGTTCCCCGGTGTGGACCTAGTGAGTACCAGCCCCGAGTTGCTCCTCCACTGCGAGGGCGACCGACTTGTCACCGAACCGATTGCAGGCACCCGACCGCGCGGCGAGACGCCCGAAGAGGAGGAAGAACTCGAAGACGAATTGCTGTCGAGCGAGAAGGAACACGCCGAACACGCGATGCTCGTGGACCTCGAACGAAACGACCTCGGGAAAGTCGCCGAATACGGGTCCGTGGAAGTGACCGACTACAGGCGCATCGACCGCTACTCGGAGGTCATCCACACGGTTTCGGTTGTCGAAGGGACCCGCCGCCCGGAGAAGACGATTCCCGACTCTATCTGTGCCGTCTTCCCCGGCGGAACGATTACCGGCGCGCCGAAACCGCGAACGATGGAAATCATCGACGAGGTGGAATCGACCCGACGCGGCCCCTACACGGGGAGCATCGGTGTCATCGGGTTCGACGAGCGAGCGACCCTCAACATGACGATTCGGACGCTCGTTCGGCGACACGACAACTACTACCTCCGCGTCGGTGCGGGAATCGTTCACGACTCGGACCCGGTTTCGGAGTTCTACGAGACGCTGGACAAAGGGCGCGCGCTCATCAACGCCATCAGCGACGCCTTAGACGACGAAACCGAACTCGAACTCGAAGTGGGTGACGAACAATGA
- a CDS encoding anthranilate synthase component II translates to MILVIDNYDSFAYNLVQYIGEFAEEIVVRRNDAIDVEEIREMDPDGIVVSPGPGTPQDAGVSIPIFEETEIPALGVCLGHQALCAAEGASVGHAPEVVHGKPSQITHDGKGIYENLDEVIRVGRYHSLAVENGSLPDSLEVTGQTEGEEEDRIVMSVRHESKPHIGIQYHPESILTPPGKRLIQTFCEKCRSGAFTGSE, encoded by the coding sequence ATGATTCTGGTCATCGACAACTACGACTCGTTCGCGTACAACCTCGTGCAGTACATCGGTGAGTTCGCCGAAGAAATCGTCGTGCGAAGAAACGACGCCATCGATGTCGAAGAGATTCGAGAGATGGACCCGGACGGAATCGTCGTCTCTCCCGGACCCGGTACACCCCAAGACGCGGGCGTCTCCATCCCGATTTTCGAGGAGACGGAGATTCCCGCACTCGGCGTCTGTCTGGGCCACCAAGCTCTGTGTGCGGCGGAAGGCGCGTCGGTCGGCCACGCGCCCGAAGTCGTCCACGGGAAACCATCTCAAATCACCCACGACGGGAAGGGCATTTACGAGAACTTGGACGAGGTTATCCGCGTCGGCCGGTACCACTCGCTGGCGGTCGAAAACGGGTCGCTCCCCGACTCGCTCGAAGTGACGGGACAGACCGAAGGCGAGGAGGAAGACCGCATCGTGATGAGCGTCCGTCACGAGTCGAAACCCCACATCGGCATCCAGTACCACCCCGAGAGCATCCTGACCCCGCCCGGCAAGAGGTTGATACAGACCTTCTGCGAGAAGTGCCGTTCGGGTGCGTTCACCGGCTCGGAATAG
- a CDS encoding VOC family protein gives MVVGPAHHYGVNVSDIERSIEFYRDVLGLELLREEKELSDHHEELLGVEGVEGTFAVLEGNGMKFELKSIDKPSNKSINAMRSPIDVGDDHFCWEVDDIDAKYEELTDKGVEFLGEPKSVGTVKSRVAYFYDPDGNVLELVEPE, from the coding sequence ATGGTCGTAGGACCTGCCCACCACTACGGAGTCAACGTGTCCGACATCGAGCGTTCAATCGAATTCTATCGAGACGTTCTCGGACTGGAGTTGCTACGGGAGGAAAAGGAGCTGAGCGACCACCACGAAGAACTCCTCGGCGTGGAAGGAGTCGAGGGGACTTTCGCGGTTCTGGAAGGAAACGGGATGAAGTTCGAACTGAAGTCCATCGACAAGCCCTCGAACAAGAGCATCAACGCGATGCGGTCGCCCATCGACGTTGGTGACGACCACTTCTGCTGGGAAGTGGACGACATCGACGCGAAGTACGAGGAACTGACCGACAAGGGCGTCGAGTTCCTCGGCGAACCCAAGTCGGTCGGCACCGTCAAGTCGCGGGTCGCCTACTTCTACGACCCCGACGGAAACGTCCTCGAACTCGTCGAACCCGAGTAA
- a CDS encoding DUF7542 family protein, producing the protein MASKRATVTCPDCGLEETFTKLGTARSCIEDHRTETGHEATWELHQLDAGVERAGDDAGVCGRPGCTNENSPLVQDGR; encoded by the coding sequence ATGGCGAGCAAGCGCGCGACGGTGACGTGTCCGGACTGCGGTCTCGAAGAGACGTTCACAAAACTCGGGACAGCACGGTCCTGCATCGAAGACCACCGCACGGAGACGGGCCACGAAGCGACGTGGGAGCTACACCAACTCGACGCGGGCGTCGAGCGCGCTGGCGACGACGCTGGTGTCTGTGGCCGACCGGGTTGTACGAACGAGAATTCACCTCTCGTTCAAGACGGCCGGTGA
- a CDS encoding AAA family ATPase, with the protein MERIEVDRDVMSYVVDITRETRSDARTQVGVSPRGTQRLFETARTRALLDGREYVVPDDVKAVARPVVAHRLVLTADARVEETTRDEVVGDILSAVSVPTVERRA; encoded by the coding sequence GTGGAGCGAATCGAGGTGGACCGCGACGTGATGTCGTACGTCGTGGACATCACGCGCGAGACGCGCTCGGACGCACGGACGCAGGTCGGCGTCTCCCCGCGGGGCACTCAACGGCTCTTCGAGACGGCGAGGACTCGCGCGCTACTCGACGGCCGGGAGTACGTCGTCCCCGACGACGTGAAAGCGGTCGCTCGCCCGGTCGTGGCCCACCGACTCGTGCTGACCGCGGACGCCCGCGTCGAGGAGACGACCCGCGACGAGGTGGTCGGTGACATCCTCTCGGCGGTGTCGGTGCCGACGGTCGAACGGCGAGCGTAG
- a CDS encoding DUF7519 family protein produces the protein MTEKSVARDGASVAVRRRPTRPSAALAAFALALGTVLVGGPGGPAVGVVLAGQGAMAVGDELRSRGRRFLSLLALGVGGVVALLGVPAGAVMAGDLPGILRALPGLLGVFLLGVGLVPLRGRGSRRLVKLGAGLVLVGVLVAGIFRAVPAGTLVAGAAVAVVGWDIGEHAINVGEQLGRAASTWRTEGVHAVGAGVVGGGAVLTGELVDGVGSTGLSLPALALLVLAIVLLSVALHE, from the coding sequence GTGACGGAGAAATCGGTAGCGCGCGACGGCGCGTCGGTCGCCGTTAGACGGCGACCGACGCGTCCGAGTGCCGCGCTCGCGGCGTTCGCGCTCGCTCTCGGCACCGTTCTCGTCGGCGGTCCCGGCGGTCCGGCGGTCGGCGTCGTTCTCGCGGGTCAAGGGGCGATGGCCGTGGGCGACGAACTCCGGTCCCGAGGGCGGCGATTTCTGTCGTTGCTCGCGCTCGGCGTCGGCGGCGTCGTCGCGCTTCTCGGCGTCCCCGCGGGCGCGGTGATGGCTGGCGACCTGCCCGGCATCCTGCGGGCGCTTCCCGGTCTTCTCGGGGTGTTCCTGCTCGGCGTCGGACTGGTCCCACTGCGGGGTCGCGGGTCGCGCAGACTGGTGAAACTCGGCGCTGGACTCGTCTTGGTCGGGGTACTGGTCGCGGGAATCTTCCGGGCGGTCCCGGCCGGGACACTCGTCGCTGGCGCGGCGGTGGCCGTCGTCGGGTGGGACATCGGCGAACACGCCATCAACGTCGGCGAGCAGTTGGGCCGGGCCGCCTCGACGTGGCGCACCGAGGGCGTCCACGCGGTCGGCGCGGGCGTGGTCGGCGGCGGGGCGGTCCTGACGGGCGAACTCGTGGACGGGGTGGGTTCGACCGGTCTCTCTCTCCCGGCGCTCGCACTGCTCGTCCTCGCCATCGTCCTGCTCAGCGTGGCACTCCACGAGTAG